Below is a window of Rhodamnia argentea isolate NSW1041297 chromosome 11, ASM2092103v1, whole genome shotgun sequence DNA.
ATTTATTTTCCTAGAAAGACACGATTACATTGCAATGTCTTAGGCAGTTTCAATTTCATGGATCGTGTGGATGGAGAGCTTCTTTTGTTAGAAAATCTAGACTGCCCCACAATTATGCTCCCAAAATTCCACGGGGAAAATTAGACAATTTTGACAGTCCATTCAAGTTGAACTCGAATCTTCATCAACAATCGAATATCTTCAATAACCAATGCACTTTTCTCGGTAGTCATGTGCTACCGTAAACAGGGTAAtgtgtttttgaattttgaaatctcaaaattctGATGGATGACACCCGATGTACTTATTATTAACgtgtaattatatatatatatatatatatatatatatatatatatatatattgaggtATTTCTGTAGTTGTGtttatttatacccttattgtaattagttactcatataaatatatattatacaaCCCTAGTTTGGGTTGAGTCACCATAAACACTCTGTGACTTTAACCAtcaacatggtatcggagcgggaaaACGCATCACGTTCTTCAACATCTTTACCCTAAATCAACACTTCCTTTGCTCCAATTACTGCCTCAATAATGTTCAATGCATATgcgaatttttcttcttctctaccaTCTCTTtggccatcatcttctctttttgttaatCCCAATTTCTCATCACCTCTCATAATATAATGCCCACTTTcacatcttcttctctttcctctATTGTGCCGATCTCTACCGCTGCCCAAATTACCGCCGTGCAATCGGCCTCGCCAACTCTATCTCGGTTTGAACCGATTTTAATCTATAACGATATGCTGGGATATGTGGGGGATCTTTTCCGTGTTCGCAGAGGCTTATCAATGATCGAATGGTACTTGTGGTGGCCAATCCCCCTTATTCCATTTGGATCAAGATGGATCAATGCATTTATAGTTTGATTAACTCAACCCTCACGGTTGAGATTTTACGTGAAGTTCATGATCTTTGAACATCTTGAGAGATTTGACTATCTCTAGGGCGAAACTTTACTAATGGATGCGCAGCCAAGAAAATTGGATTAAagcttgattttcaaaatgccGTTAAGAAACCCGATTAGTCGATGTCTGATTATTTTCAGCACCTGAAGTCAATTGCGGATTCTGTCACCGCAATCAATTGCTCCATCTCCGATAAGGACCTGGTGATTCAATCCCTCAATGGGCTCCCATCGTAGTATGATCCCTTTGTTACGACGGTCACCAATAGCCCTACTATTCTTTCTTTCGGTGATCTGTGGTCACACCTCCTCATACAAGAAGAAtgatttctccaaaaattgaatGCCTCGTCTTCATCTGATATTCATCATGCTTTGATTGGTCATGTCATTTCACCCAATCCACTGTTTCGAGGGAGTTGTGGTGGATGTAATTTTAGGGGCCGAAGATCCGGTCAAGAGCAAGGTGGAGGGTTCTCGCGTGATCAATCGATTTGGAAAGCTTCCAATGATCGATTTAATTTACAGCCATTCTCTGTCCCCTATACCGATCGGTCCTCCCCTTTCTCTAGTCGGCCTTGTGGTGGTTCGAGGCCCTATGTTCCCCCATTCACCTAGGGAGGCATTCTTGGATCTAGGCCTTAGCTTTCTTGTCGGATCTGTAATAGAGCCAGGTACATTGCGCTACAATGTCGGCAAAGATTTAACCATGCCTTTACTACAACCGATTTAACGGAGTCGGGCACACTGCTTCACTACATCAACACTTATTACCTAAGATATTCTCTTACATTTTAAGTCTTGATAACGAGTATTaactaagaaaataaaagaggaaactTAGAGAAAGTATATGCTTTGTAGCTTATAGTATGCTTTGAGATGATGTGAAACCCTTTGTTCACCGCTTAGTTTTGAGTGGAGCGTATGTGATTTCaagattttgaaagatcaagTCTACTTATAAGTTATAAGCACCTTGGTTGctagtccaaatttaatggtgTAGGTTCTTCTAAATTACAAGATATAATTAGTATACAGTTTAACCGAATACTATATCGATAatttaaaggaagaaaaaattgataagataaataaacaaataaatattggTAATTAACTCAACTGAGAGTTGATAACCCAATACGATGTGATAATTGAATCGGAGAAAAGTATTGAGTTAAGCTAGTGAttggtaattttaaaaatagttaGCAAGTTTAAAGGGTTTCAACAAATGGCATGAAAATATATAACATAATAGGCAAAGTTGGTAAGTACAAAAAGAAGAATGCTAGTAAGTAACTCAGATGAGAGTTGGCAAGTAAAATCTAGTTAGTAAATCAATTTGACGATAGTTGATAGATCACTTTAATATAGATTGATGATTATATACGGAGGAGTTAGCGAATTCGAAATATTAGTTAGTTATGaagagaaaaattgataattttataCAAAAATTGCTTATCTGAAAACTAACAAGAAAAGTGGGTAACATGAAGTTTATGGATACGGACCgtactttattctttttttaaataaggaagAATAGAATTGTGCGAGCTTAGACGGGGAAGGAAGAAACCAGAATGACAAAAGAATAAACGAATCTGAATCAATGAATCATCAATGAAGTGTCTTACATAATCATGAATAATTAGAGGGACTAATAGGAAAAACAAatcatgttctttcttttccttcattctctcctttttttttaatccttaatTTCGGTCGAACAAAGTTTCTTAATCTCTCCGGAGGTTCTGAGCGCGTGTTCGCGCGGCCCACGACCCGTTCTTCTGAGCCACCCTTCTGCTTGACCTCCTCTTCAGCTCAGCGATCTGATCTTGCCACCTACTCCTCATCATTTCCTGATCACCGCTCGTATCCGCGACCCTGCGTGGTGATCTCCAAGACACGGTAGAGCTCAGGCCCAGCTCGTAGTTATACTCCTGGCGCGACGTGGGGTCGGACAGCGTCCTGTAAGCCTCGTGAAGCCGAAGGAACATCCTCGTTGACTCTTCCTTCATCGACGGGTCGCAGCATGAGTCCGGGTGATACCGGAGCGCCAGCGATCTGTATGCTTTCTTGATGTCGCCAGCGCTCGTGTCGTTAGGGTTCAGCGAAAGCAGCTCGTAGTAGTTGGAGCCATTTCCACGTACCGAGTTGgtcgttgatgatgatgatgatgatgatgatgatttgcAGGAGATGGTGATCCTGGGCAGTGGCCTTTGTTTTGTGGAGAGCGAAGgaggttgagagagagaaagctggGAGGTTCTTAGGGTTGAAGCGAGAGAGACGGCCATGGATGATCTTGGAGATGGGTTGTTCGAGAAGAACACAAGAGACTTCGATTCTTTACGTTGCTGGCTCTTGCTGAGCAGAAGTTTGAATGCGTTGGGATATATTTGTAGGGGTCTGTGAACGTGCGAGTCGGTCAATGTTCGCAGTTTGTATCTTCTTCCTTAAAATACTAGGAACCATGAAAGGGCAAGGAAGGTGGCTCTCGAAGACCACGTTGAGTTCGAGGTTGAACGCGTTTTTGGAGCAAATATCGATTTGGGCACTGACCGTATTAAAGTACGGCTACCCTTCATGGGGCGTGTCGTCAATTCATTTCTGTTGCCGCCCAAAAATGCCGAAACCTTTGACTGTTGAGCCGGGCTAGCCTGTCGGCAAACTTGTTTAGTCGACAAAGGAACATGAATGGAAATAACTAAGTCCCGGAGCACGGGCGTCGGTAAACAAAACTGTTCAATCGATGAAAGGCCATGACTTATGAGATTTTCGAGATGCTGGAAGCATGGTAGTTATTTATGTGACGGAGCCAACAATTTCGGACACAACCGTTGCGACTCGGTAAAGGATGAAGATTGACAAAGCCGGGAAGAAGGGAAACTGAGACAACCGTCAAATCGCGGAGACATAGATCTTGGAATCCAGTGATGAGAGCGGAACTAGGAACGTCGAGAGTTAAATGTTGATGGTGGCTGTGATAGAGTGTACGAGAAACGACTGTGAAGTATTTGTATTTGTTTAATGAAGTTGCTAGCATGATATTATTGTGAGTTATTTCTGATTACATGATTTCCAAATTAACGAATACGTGGTGATAGTGTGTGAATCTACGTTTAAGATTATACAATCCCTGAAAATACTGTTaaggaagcattttcctttgttttataTCAAGTAACCATATGTAAATAGAAGATGCTAAATTCTAGGAGTCACGTagcatgtgtttttttttttctttggaacaGTTGTTAATTGTTGATGATACGTATAAATACTTGAATTGTAATTTATAGAAGGGagcattaccaaaaaagtcttaaacctattgtaattatataaattcagtcataaactttttttttgcgaatttagtcttaaactttttacatcTAGTcgattcagtccatttggcaaGCCAATGATGACCttgccaatttttaataatattttgagaattttattgttttttattttttcttttcttttctttagtttttttttcccaaccccTTAGTGGGGCGAGGGCCGAGACACCCTCGTCTGGCCGGACAAGGGCACCACAACCCTTGCCGACCTAAGTGTTGGGGAAAAagaacctaaaaaaataaaagaaaaaatcataaaaagtgaaaaaactgttaaaaaaaagtccacatcgGTGTCAACCGGCCAAAtgggctaaattggcacaaatgcaaaatgttcatgactgaattggtcgaaaaaaaaaaggtttatgattgaatctgCACAATTGCAACaggattaggatttttttggtaattttccccttcCGGAAGGTCTTGTCAATTAATCGATGAATACCTCTTattcaatctcaatttcattcacaccaaaaaaaaaaaaaatctcaatttcataattgcaatagatttaggatttttttgataattttccccttgtAGAAGGCACTTTTTGGCGAAACAATTTCATTAGTAGGATTAATTATATGATCTCCACTCGAAGATGGCTTGCAAAGCATTATAGCCCTTTcacttttttgtcaattcactaTCTTTACATTGATGATTGGGCCAAAGAATtatttagggcgcgcatgataagtATTATGTTTCTATGTTTCTCtttcaaacctatttctggaaTAGGTTTACAACAGAAATTAATTTggcaatgcaatttttttttttctgaaaaataagtttttagtcaagaaataggtttggaatagaattGAGAAGAAGAAGTTTCCTAGTTCTCtgtttctggaacaaaaatagaaacaaaaattcTTGTCAtcactcactccctctctcttgcgtgcggcctccctctctctcatatcCCTCTCGCCGGACGCCGATTGTCGTTCGGCGGCCCGGTTAAGGTCCGGTGGCTAGCAACCATATAAATTTTGTATTGttatcaaaataaatttctattttaggacTAGATATTTTGTGTCGTCAAACACGTtattttgctcagaaactcgtccaggaattaaaataaaaaaaatatttatgtctaGAAA
It encodes the following:
- the LOC115747357 gene encoding chaperone protein dnaJ 20, chloroplastic-like; amino-acid sequence: MAVSLASTLRTSQLSLSQPPSLSTKQRPLPRITISCKSSSSSSSSSTTNSVRGNGSNYYELLSLNPNDTSAGDIKKAYRSLALRYHPDSCCDPSMKEESTRMFLRLHEAYRTLSDPTSRQEYNYELGLSSTVSWRSPRRVADTSGDQEMMRSRWQDQIAELKRRSSRRVAQKNGSWAARTRAQNLRRD